The Sebastes umbrosus isolate fSebUmb1 chromosome 19, fSebUmb1.pri, whole genome shotgun sequence genome has a segment encoding these proteins:
- the zgc:63972 gene encoding protein CutA homolog isoform X1, with amino-acid sequence MMMMMERLLLLLRCHREPLLLLSVLLSVCRSLLIMAGLLLVLSVSMYPGLWSIGVQLHSAFTGSYVPGHHSVLLINSPNQQAAKDIGRAIMERRLAASINILSRTSTMYYWKGEIQDASEVLMLVKTKTSRIQHVIDYVRSVHPYANPEVLSFPVEDGSLAYMKWMDEAIPDD; translated from the exons atgatgatgatgatggagaggctgctgctgctactgagATGCCACAGAGagccgctcctcctcctctcggtCCTCCTGTCGGTCTGCCGCTCACTGCTCATCATGGCAGGTTTG CTCCTGGTCCTGTCCGTGTCCATGTATCCTGGGTTGTGGTCCATTGGGGTCCAGCTTCATTCAGCCTTCACAGGGAGCTATGTACCAGGCCACCACTCTGTTCTCCTCATCAACAGTCCCAACCAACAGGCAGCCAAGGACATCGGCAG GGCGATCATGGAGAGGCGGCTTGCAGCCAGCATCAACATTCTCTCCAGGACCTCCACCAT GTACTATTGGAAAGGAGAAATCCAGGATGCAAGTGAAGTTCTGATG CTGGTGAAAACAAAGACGTCCAGGATCCAGCACGTCATAGATTATGTGAG GTCTGTCCACCCCTATGCGAACCCAGAAGTCCTCAGCTTCCCGGTGGAGGACGGCAGTCTGGCGTACATGAAGTGGATGGATGAAGCCATTCCAGACGACTGA
- the zgc:63972 gene encoding protein CutA homolog isoform X2, producing MMMMMERLLLLLRCHREPLLLLSVLLSVCRSLLIMAGLLLVLSVSMYPGLWSIGVQLHSAFTGSYVPGHHSVLLINSPNQQAAKDIGRAIMERRLAASINILSRTSTMYYWKGEIQDASEVLMLVKTKTSRIQHVIDYVCPPLCEPRSPQLPGGGRQSGVHEVDG from the exons atgatgatgatgatggagaggctgctgctgctactgagATGCCACAGAGagccgctcctcctcctctcggtCCTCCTGTCGGTCTGCCGCTCACTGCTCATCATGGCAGGTTTG CTCCTGGTCCTGTCCGTGTCCATGTATCCTGGGTTGTGGTCCATTGGGGTCCAGCTTCATTCAGCCTTCACAGGGAGCTATGTACCAGGCCACCACTCTGTTCTCCTCATCAACAGTCCCAACCAACAGGCAGCCAAGGACATCGGCAG GGCGATCATGGAGAGGCGGCTTGCAGCCAGCATCAACATTCTCTCCAGGACCTCCACCAT GTACTATTGGAAAGGAGAAATCCAGGATGCAAGTGAAGTTCTGATG CTGGTGAAAACAAAGACGTCCAGGATCCAGCACGTCATAGATTAT GTCTGTCCACCCCTATGCGAACCCAGAAGTCCTCAGCTTCCCGGTGGAGGACGGCAGTCTGGCGTACATGAAGTGGATGGATGA